One genomic segment of Gimesia sp. includes these proteins:
- a CDS encoding Gfo/Idh/MocA family oxidoreductase — protein sequence MNKPFKLGFIGGGINSAVGTTHFIAAQMDDRFRVKAGCFSRNPEINRQTAERWGVSPERNYATFAELLEQEQGRLDAIVVLTPTPDHVEPVVQAFRRGYAVICEKSLASNIEDALVIRQAQLQHGNFLAVTYNYTGYPMLRELKYQIDEGLLGAIQQIHIEMPQEGYARLNRDGEPMLPQEWRLHDAELPTLSLDLGGHVHNIIDFLSGKNPQKLVALQSSQGRFSQVIDNLLCVAEYTGGLTCNIWYSKCALGYRNGLRVRVFGERGAAEWLQMEPEYLICHDHKGHKTILDRASVDTGIAHLARYNRFKSGHPAGFLEAFGNLYWDIADSLQQFQQTGTQQNMEYVFETGHALEGLVMFDAMSRSSESNQWVSVIVPEK from the coding sequence ATGAATAAACCTTTCAAGCTGGGATTTATCGGTGGTGGAATTAATTCCGCCGTCGGAACGACACATTTTATTGCCGCACAGATGGATGATCGTTTTCGAGTGAAAGCAGGCTGTTTCAGCCGAAATCCCGAAATCAATCGTCAAACCGCCGAACGATGGGGCGTTTCCCCGGAACGGAACTATGCGACTTTTGCTGAATTGCTGGAACAGGAACAAGGACGACTGGATGCAATTGTGGTTCTGACTCCCACTCCAGACCATGTCGAACCGGTCGTTCAGGCGTTTCGCCGAGGATACGCTGTGATCTGTGAAAAGTCTCTCGCCAGCAACATTGAAGACGCGTTAGTGATACGTCAGGCTCAACTGCAGCATGGCAACTTCCTGGCAGTGACCTACAATTATACGGGCTATCCGATGCTGCGGGAGCTCAAATATCAGATCGATGAAGGCCTGTTAGGGGCCATTCAACAGATTCATATTGAAATGCCTCAGGAGGGTTATGCACGGCTGAACCGAGATGGAGAGCCTATGCTCCCCCAGGAATGGCGCCTGCATGATGCCGAACTTCCCACCCTTTCTCTGGACCTGGGTGGCCATGTCCACAATATCATCGACTTCCTTTCAGGAAAGAACCCACAGAAACTGGTGGCACTCCAGAGTAGTCAGGGACGGTTCAGCCAGGTCATAGATAATTTGCTTTGCGTTGCCGAATACACGGGGGGACTCACGTGTAACATCTGGTACAGTAAATGTGCACTGGGCTATCGCAACGGGTTGCGTGTTCGTGTATTTGGGGAACGGGGCGCGGCTGAATGGCTGCAGATGGAGCCGGAGTATTTAATCTGCCATGACCATAAGGGGCACAAAACCATTCTGGATCGGGCAAGTGTTGATACAGGAATAGCGCATCTGGCCCGGTATAACCGCTTCAAGTCAGGTCATCCAGCCGGTTTTCTTGAAGCATTCGGAAATCTTTACTGGGATATCGCGGACAGTCTGCAACAGTTTCAACAGACTGGGACCCAACAGAATATGGAATACGTGTTTGAAACCGGACATGCACTGGAGGGGTTGGTCATGTTTGACGCGATGTCTCGGTCGTCAGAATCAAATCAATGGGTCTCTGTCATCGTTCCAGAGAAATAA
- a CDS encoding FkbM family methyltransferase → MSAMSIELTLDSYPDDPEKIAFCTDFLEGKSPRYLLGRNQWAQSISRHLNVAGFIDEYCHESEFLGKPVLSLDEVPDNGIVVSTVVGILPLTVALKLSERNIRHIDYFAFRRYSGLTLEPVLFWDEFITDYSRHQEKYEKVYCCLKDQQSRTIYENLINFRLSGDLSYMDGFEDRQHQQYFEDFLNLKNQGEVFLDVGCFDGLTSLEFIKRCPEYAGIHIFEPEPGNLKVVRKNLADYPRIVFHDCGLSDHSQTLRFSADGSSSRVSDQGELQIQVERLDDVIKGPGSFIKMDIEGAEIEALRGARHTILEHHPKLAICVYHRADDFWKIPETVFSIRDDYDLYLRHYTEGVTETVMFFIPAGN, encoded by the coding sequence ATGAGTGCCATGAGTATTGAACTAACGCTCGACAGTTATCCGGATGATCCCGAAAAAATTGCATTCTGCACTGATTTTCTGGAGGGTAAATCCCCGCGATATCTATTGGGGCGTAATCAGTGGGCACAAAGTATCAGTCGTCATCTCAATGTTGCTGGATTTATTGATGAGTATTGTCACGAGAGTGAATTTCTCGGGAAACCTGTACTCTCGTTAGATGAAGTACCAGATAACGGAATTGTTGTTTCGACAGTCGTGGGAATTTTGCCATTGACGGTCGCTCTAAAATTATCGGAACGAAACATCCGCCATATTGATTACTTTGCATTTCGCAGGTACTCGGGCCTTACCTTGGAGCCAGTGTTGTTCTGGGATGAATTCATCACAGATTATTCGCGACATCAGGAAAAATATGAGAAGGTTTATTGTTGTCTGAAAGATCAGCAATCTAGAACGATATACGAAAACCTGATCAATTTCCGTCTGTCCGGCGATCTATCATACATGGATGGATTTGAAGATCGACAGCACCAGCAATACTTTGAAGACTTTCTCAATCTGAAAAACCAGGGGGAAGTCTTTCTTGACGTCGGCTGTTTCGACGGCTTGACCAGTCTGGAATTTATTAAACGCTGTCCTGAATATGCCGGCATTCATATTTTTGAACCTGAACCTGGGAATCTAAAGGTCGTTCGGAAGAATCTGGCTGACTACCCGCGTATTGTTTTTCATGACTGTGGGTTATCTGATCACAGCCAGACCTTGCGATTTTCTGCTGATGGATCCTCTTCCCGTGTGAGCGATCAGGGAGAGTTGCAGATTCAGGTAGAACGTCTGGATGACGTCATAAAGGGGCCCGGTTCCTTCATCAAAATGGATATTGAGGGTGCTGAAATTGAGGCTCTTCGAGGGGCACGACATACAATTCTTGAGCATCATCCGAAACTGGCAATCTGTGTTTACCATCGTGCTGACGACTTCTGGAAAATCCCTGAAACGGTATTCTCGATCCGAGATGATTATGATCTCTACCTGAGGCATTACACCGAAGGAGTCACTGAAACCGTCATGTTTTTTATTCCTGCTGGGAATTGA
- a CDS encoding ATP-grasp domain-containing protein, with amino-acid sequence MPVKKRLLIAGGGYAEIPLILAAKRLGFHVITSGNRADDLGHRHADEIHLEDFSNKNAMLQLARSLEIDAICASCNDFSALTAAYIAEQMQLPGHDPYETAVLIHHKDLYREFAQENQIPTPRAAGFESIQQALDQLDLFQFPVMIKPVDLTGGKGITKLERIDNARTVLEQAFQISRAKRIVIEEFMEGSRHGFSSFLRDGRVVFCFQDNEHYFQNPYLVSAASTPAIVPATTEATLCQQAEHMASLLNLKTGIFHIQYILHQGEPVIIEICRRAPGDLYIQFVQHATGINYAEFIIRAATGLDCGGINQKEPTGYFTRHCIMPSRNGLIEDVIYAPEIRDQIIDQMLWWERGEQIDQFLVQKQGIVFLQFESLQEMLTRTEVLPELIRVEMK; translated from the coding sequence ATGCCCGTTAAAAAACGACTGTTAATTGCTGGAGGTGGATACGCAGAAATCCCTCTGATCCTGGCAGCTAAAAGACTGGGATTTCATGTCATCACCAGCGGTAACCGTGCAGATGACCTGGGACATCGCCATGCTGATGAAATCCATCTGGAAGACTTTTCCAATAAGAACGCCATGTTACAACTGGCACGCTCGCTGGAAATCGATGCGATCTGCGCTTCCTGCAACGATTTTTCTGCTCTGACTGCAGCCTACATTGCCGAACAAATGCAGTTACCAGGTCATGATCCTTATGAAACTGCAGTTTTGATTCATCATAAAGACCTCTATCGTGAATTCGCACAGGAAAATCAGATACCCACTCCGCGGGCGGCCGGTTTCGAATCCATCCAGCAAGCATTGGATCAGTTGGATTTGTTTCAGTTTCCGGTAATGATTAAACCCGTTGATCTCACCGGGGGAAAAGGTATCACCAAGCTCGAACGAATCGATAATGCCAGAACTGTCCTAGAACAGGCATTCCAGATCTCACGCGCCAAACGGATCGTGATCGAGGAATTTATGGAAGGAAGTCGACATGGTTTTTCCAGTTTTCTGCGCGACGGTCGGGTTGTGTTCTGCTTTCAGGATAACGAACACTATTTTCAGAATCCGTATCTGGTCTCGGCTGCTTCGACGCCAGCCATTGTCCCTGCAACAACGGAAGCAACTCTCTGTCAACAGGCCGAGCACATGGCCAGCCTGCTCAATTTGAAAACGGGAATATTTCACATTCAGTATATCCTCCACCAGGGAGAACCCGTCATCATTGAAATCTGCCGGAGGGCACCTGGGGATTTATATATTCAGTTTGTTCAGCATGCGACGGGAATTAACTATGCTGAATTCATTATTCGCGCGGCAACCGGACTGGATTGTGGAGGAATAAACCAGAAAGAACCTACTGGTTATTTTACCCGTCACTGTATTATGCCATCCCGCAACGGTTTGATTGAAGATGTGATCTATGCCCCTGAAATTCGCGATCAGATTATCGACCAGATGCTCTGGTGGGAACGTGGCGAACAGATCGATCAGTTTCTGGTTCAAAAACAGGGAATTGTATTTTTGCAATTCGAATCGCTTCAGGAAATGTTGACCAGAACAGAAGTATTGCCAGAACTGATTCGAGTTGAAATGAAGTAG
- a CDS encoding EamA family transporter has product MNHFFILGTIFFTVYGQLILKWRIGRYGDLPDSLSDRIQFLFRLLLDGYILSGFIAAFIASLFWMAAMTKFPLSYAYPFMSLAFVLVMFLSAFFFNEPVTLAKTLGLALIVTGIIIGSQGVTSDKTDTPSSSLSAKD; this is encoded by the coding sequence ATGAATCATTTCTTTATTCTAGGAACGATTTTTTTTACCGTATACGGCCAGCTCATCCTCAAGTGGCGGATCGGCAGATACGGTGACTTACCAGACAGTCTCTCGGACCGAATCCAGTTTCTGTTTCGACTTTTACTTGACGGATATATTTTGAGTGGTTTCATCGCTGCTTTTATCGCATCCTTATTCTGGATGGCGGCGATGACGAAATTTCCGTTAAGCTATGCCTATCCGTTTATGAGCCTGGCATTTGTTCTGGTAATGTTCCTCAGTGCCTTTTTTTTCAATGAACCGGTTACGCTGGCCAAAACACTGGGTCTGGCGCTGATTGTGACGGGAATTATCATCGGCAGTCAGGGAGTGACATCTGATAAAACAGATACTCCTTCATCTTCACTCTCTGCAAAGGACTAA
- a CDS encoding sugar phosphate isomerase/epimerase family protein, giving the protein MKFAICQEMFVDWEWEKQCDLIAEIGYTGIELAPFAFADHPSKITQEERASLKKTAEDRGLQIFGLHWLLAKTEGLHLTTADSEVRKNTAAYLVELGNLCADLGGDLMVFGSPFQRNIEEGMSREQAYQNAAEVFRNCLPAIDERGVRICMEPLTTKETDFVNTCAEAIELIDMVGADNFVLHQDVKAMAGAETESIPELIHKYASRTGHFHVNDTNLLGPGMGETDYHPIFKALKETKYPGWISVEVFDYKPGSEHIARESFRYMKEVWESV; this is encoded by the coding sequence ATGAAGTTTGCCATTTGTCAGGAAATGTTTGTCGATTGGGAGTGGGAAAAACAATGCGATCTGATCGCGGAGATTGGTTATACGGGCATCGAGCTGGCACCTTTTGCTTTTGCCGATCATCCATCGAAAATTACTCAAGAAGAGCGGGCCTCCCTCAAGAAAACAGCTGAGGACCGCGGGCTCCAAATCTTTGGGCTGCACTGGCTTCTGGCAAAAACCGAAGGTCTGCATCTGACCACTGCTGACTCCGAAGTACGCAAAAACACTGCCGCTTACCTGGTTGAGTTAGGGAACCTTTGTGCCGATCTGGGTGGAGACCTGATGGTCTTCGGTTCTCCATTCCAGCGCAACATCGAAGAAGGCATGTCGCGCGAACAGGCTTATCAAAATGCAGCGGAAGTTTTCCGCAACTGTCTGCCGGCGATCGACGAACGCGGGGTTCGCATCTGCATGGAACCGCTGACAACCAAAGAAACGGATTTCGTGAATACCTGCGCGGAAGCCATCGAGTTAATCGACATGGTCGGCGCGGACAACTTTGTTCTGCATCAGGATGTCAAAGCCATGGCCGGCGCAGAAACAGAATCGATTCCGGAACTGATTCACAAGTACGCTTCGCGGACGGGGCACTTCCATGTGAATGACACCAACCTGCTCGGACCTGGAATGGGAGAGACCGACTACCATCCGATCTTCAAAGCGCTGAAAGAAACGAAGTACCCGGGATGGATTTCAGTTGAAGTGTTCGACTACAAACCGGGCAGCGAACACATCGCGCGCGAAAGTTTTCGTTACATGAAAGAGGTCTGGGAAAGCGTCTGA
- a CDS encoding transglutaminase-like domain-containing protein, whose translation MNSSRKVTSVKPRRKLWRTRLKLARNVLPFAPRISYAEVIPDSAIDGDLQHWGEVIFLSDLVAVLHRDGTITRRAHHIASLHANESLSQWDEVFRFYDRQTALHKIQTAKVYLPDGSQRKARKVVQPYGQIAVQFYPLRPGVTVELDEQQDFFTPDRISACMWGQEYLRYSIPCQRLRCTIAVAEPFNLQYELHQTNQEPRSWKQGTYQVYQWDLQALPGYETDDATPHPRDVLPWVDFTTLTDWEPIAKFYRQDLEPPSKIPVQIQKLSENLTRESETTEDIIYALYKYASDDVRYGRHPNELSLEKTREVGSMLEDMRGDCKDKSSLLVSLLRHQGIEAEVAVLLTRANGTIPFLPGAHIDHAIVCVTDEQGVRLWLDPAGGPMTFKDLPYNDQGMQALLLNLPAGELTTIPCGGPESHQVHRQCEGKLSEDCSYEFGTNVSTTGDTAMEFRLRYINRNEEYQSLTLERELASSLTGARIDAPLFQNLTDLSQPVTYSCKMTLDQWARKIEDIILFRVPWIGAMHTVALVNVQKRNSALQAPLPIRFSDQHWIELPPGYQGYGLPYEQRFECEWGRYETSIYEEDSQLICHRQVDHLGGIIREEQYLEFKQYWEQCTRADALDVVLMKKPD comes from the coding sequence TTGAACAGCTCCCGCAAAGTGACCTCTGTCAAACCCAGGCGCAAATTATGGCGGACCCGGTTGAAACTGGCGCGCAACGTCCTGCCATTTGCTCCCCGCATTTCGTATGCGGAGGTCATTCCAGATTCAGCCATTGATGGCGACCTCCAACACTGGGGTGAGGTCATCTTTTTGTCAGACCTGGTCGCCGTTCTGCATCGTGATGGAACCATCACGCGCAGAGCGCATCACATTGCCAGCCTGCACGCCAACGAGTCGTTGTCTCAATGGGACGAAGTCTTTCGATTTTATGATCGCCAGACAGCACTGCATAAAATTCAGACCGCGAAAGTATACCTGCCTGATGGCAGTCAGAGAAAAGCCCGCAAGGTGGTTCAACCGTACGGACAGATCGCCGTTCAATTTTATCCTCTGCGTCCCGGGGTGACTGTTGAGTTGGACGAGCAACAGGACTTCTTCACCCCGGACCGGATCTCAGCCTGCATGTGGGGCCAGGAGTACCTGCGATATTCGATTCCCTGCCAAAGACTGCGCTGCACGATTGCCGTCGCGGAACCATTCAACTTGCAGTATGAATTACATCAGACGAATCAGGAACCACGCTCCTGGAAACAGGGAACCTATCAAGTCTATCAATGGGATCTGCAGGCATTACCTGGATATGAAACTGACGACGCCACACCTCACCCGCGAGACGTCCTACCCTGGGTCGACTTTACCACACTGACCGACTGGGAACCGATCGCGAAGTTCTATCGACAGGACCTTGAGCCGCCATCCAAAATCCCGGTTCAGATTCAAAAGCTGTCAGAGAATCTGACGCGTGAATCAGAAACGACTGAAGATATAATTTACGCCCTCTACAAGTATGCCTCTGATGATGTCCGCTATGGCAGACATCCCAATGAACTGTCCCTGGAAAAAACCAGGGAGGTCGGTTCGATGCTGGAGGATATGCGCGGAGACTGCAAAGACAAATCGTCGTTACTCGTCTCCCTGCTCAGGCACCAGGGAATTGAAGCCGAGGTCGCAGTTCTGCTGACACGCGCGAATGGAACAATCCCCTTTCTGCCTGGAGCTCACATCGATCATGCGATAGTCTGCGTTACCGATGAGCAGGGAGTCAGACTCTGGCTCGATCCGGCCGGCGGCCCGATGACTTTCAAAGATCTGCCTTATAATGACCAGGGCATGCAGGCACTGTTGTTGAATCTACCAGCGGGAGAACTGACCACCATTCCCTGCGGCGGACCGGAATCTCATCAGGTACATCGGCAATGCGAGGGGAAACTGTCCGAAGACTGCAGCTACGAGTTCGGCACCAATGTCTCAACGACAGGTGACACCGCCATGGAATTCCGTCTTCGCTACATCAACCGCAACGAAGAATATCAGAGCCTGACTCTGGAGCGGGAACTCGCGTCTTCTCTGACGGGAGCCCGCATCGATGCTCCTCTGTTTCAAAATCTGACAGATCTCTCGCAGCCGGTCACCTACTCCTGCAAAATGACACTCGATCAGTGGGCGCGCAAAATTGAAGACATCATTCTATTCCGGGTTCCCTGGATCGGGGCGATGCACACGGTGGCCCTCGTCAATGTGCAGAAACGCAACTCGGCTCTGCAAGCTCCCTTGCCAATCCGCTTCTCCGACCAGCACTGGATCGAACTCCCCCCTGGTTATCAAGGTTACGGACTGCCTTACGAACAACGATTTGAATGCGAATGGGGCCGCTACGAAACCTCCATCTATGAGGAAGATTCTCAACTGATCTGCCACCGACAGGTAGATCATTTGGGAGGCATCATCCGTGAGGAGCAGTATCTGGAATTCAAACAATACTGGGAACAGTGTACCCGCGCGGATGCCCTGGATGTCGTGCTCATGAAAAAGCCAGACTGA
- the hflX gene encoding GTPase HflX, giving the protein MADPKREELQVKAKRAILVSVISPSSHINKEQALDELKGLVETAGVKVVGTLVQSRENPHPGTCLGKGKLAELKSMVKPVDAELIIFDNNLSPSQGRNIEEETGTIIVDRSELILDIFATHAKTYEAKLQVELAQLLYFRPRLKRLWTHLERIEGGVGAGRGPGEKQLETDRRLLDKRVAELKRKLSEVEKRRERTVSNRFQQLTVSLVGYTNAGKSTLMNALTGADVYIADQLFATLDTRTRRWELPHWGEILLSDTVGFVRNLPHHLVASFKSTLEEARQADLLLHVVDSSNPEVEHHIKTVNGVLEEIGIDYSNALLVFNKSDKVEDRSKLDVLRLKYENAITVSAVSGEGLDRLSQAVIDRLGSGYVIVEIETPVGNGKLLSQLEEHSLILSREYSSNDTRVTYRARIARRFLPVLKSSEDTEIRIHDDGDQGAPNRLQHEESIHEV; this is encoded by the coding sequence TTGGCGGATCCTAAACGAGAAGAACTACAAGTCAAAGCGAAACGAGCCATCCTGGTCTCGGTTATCTCTCCTTCGAGTCATATCAATAAAGAGCAGGCCCTGGATGAATTAAAGGGGCTGGTCGAAACAGCGGGTGTGAAGGTCGTAGGCACTCTGGTACAGAGTCGCGAAAACCCTCATCCGGGGACCTGCCTCGGGAAAGGGAAACTGGCTGAGCTGAAATCAATGGTCAAACCCGTTGATGCCGAACTGATCATCTTTGATAACAATCTGTCCCCTTCCCAGGGACGTAATATTGAAGAAGAGACTGGTACGATTATTGTGGATCGCAGCGAGTTGATCCTCGATATTTTCGCGACCCACGCCAAAACCTATGAGGCCAAACTGCAGGTCGAGTTGGCGCAGCTGCTCTATTTCCGTCCCCGTCTGAAACGCTTGTGGACCCACCTCGAGCGTATCGAAGGGGGTGTGGGTGCCGGCCGTGGTCCTGGTGAAAAGCAGCTGGAAACCGACCGTCGACTGTTGGATAAACGCGTCGCTGAATTGAAGCGTAAACTGTCCGAAGTTGAAAAGCGTCGCGAGCGCACCGTTTCCAATCGATTCCAGCAACTCACAGTCTCGCTGGTTGGATATACCAACGCAGGGAAAAGTACGCTGATGAATGCACTCACTGGCGCGGATGTCTACATCGCGGACCAGTTGTTTGCCACGCTGGATACCCGTACGCGGCGCTGGGAACTTCCGCACTGGGGAGAGATCCTGCTCAGCGATACGGTTGGATTCGTCCGTAACCTGCCTCACCATCTGGTGGCCTCATTCAAGTCAACTCTCGAAGAAGCTCGGCAGGCTGACCTGCTGTTGCATGTGGTTGACAGCAGCAATCCGGAAGTGGAGCATCACATCAAAACCGTTAACGGAGTGCTTGAAGAAATCGGTATCGACTACTCGAACGCACTGCTGGTATTCAATAAAAGCGATAAGGTGGAAGACCGCTCCAAGCTCGATGTCCTCCGGCTGAAATACGAGAATGCAATCACCGTCAGCGCGGTATCAGGTGAAGGGCTGGATCGTCTCTCCCAGGCAGTCATTGATCGGCTGGGATCCGGTTATGTCATTGTCGAAATCGAAACCCCCGTCGGAAATGGTAAACTGCTCTCTCAACTCGAAGAGCATTCGCTGATCCTCTCACGAGAGTATTCCAGCAACGACACCCGCGTTACCTACCGAGCCCGGATTGCACGTCGTTTCCTCCCCGTGCTGAAGAGCAGCGAAGACACCGAAATCCGGATTCATGATGATGGGGACCAGGGAGCCCCGAATCGGCTACAGCACGAAGAATCCATCCACGAGGTTTAG
- a CDS encoding tetratricopeptide repeat protein, whose protein sequence is MKKRWIYGVIIFLCLTSIGLAIDWWTALPEGEQATYVGRQTCFECHQQQAEEWKESDHDLAMNPATPKFVLGDFDNTELEHFGITSRMSRQGDKYYVTTQGPDGEMSRFEVKYVIGVHPLQQYLAELERGKIQVLPVTWDTELKRWYYASPDEPFGPEDPLHWTGSAQNWNHMCAECHTTNWAKNYDIATDTHHYSFSEMRVSCEACHGPGSIHVKLANSHSLFWDRRYGYGLAKLKGEDATAQLESCAPCHSHRRHVSPGHTPLDRFHDHYALSLLEDHLYHPDGQIDEEVYVFGSFTQSKMYRKGVRCTDCHNPHSLKLKFEGNKLCTQCHLEAKYDVPGHHHHKVGSKGAACVECHMPTKTYMGVDPRRDHSLRIPRPDLSVKLGTPNACNQCHTKADETPKWAAKKVDEWYGPKRRDDPHYGEILAAGQAGNPDAERALIKLTREKEVGPIVRATAVSLLASRYDTPESRKVVERSLKSNEELVRMAALRGFEGWNPRSEAEASRVGKLLAEGLTDDSRGVRTEVARILSSLPIMPNTDSNRKALERALKDYKKNLLTDGDQSGSHMSLGILYANEGDLKKAEAEFRLAIKLAPAVAGARSNLAQLLEQQGRTQEAQELRSEEVKLLARDARLLPDNALLQYRVGLLYYLLGREDEAASALEKACELEPQSADFRLMLTLLYEKQQKWEQALDSVKQLIQLQPENPTFRQIQMNLQQKANPQGK, encoded by the coding sequence ATGAAAAAACGATGGATCTATGGCGTCATCATTTTCCTGTGTCTCACATCGATTGGCCTGGCCATCGACTGGTGGACCGCTCTGCCTGAAGGCGAACAGGCAACCTACGTCGGTCGTCAGACCTGCTTCGAGTGTCATCAGCAACAGGCAGAAGAGTGGAAAGAATCTGACCACGATCTGGCGATGAACCCAGCGACTCCCAAGTTCGTTCTCGGCGACTTCGATAACACCGAGCTCGAACACTTTGGGATCACCTCCCGCATGTCCCGGCAGGGCGACAAATACTATGTTACCACCCAGGGACCTGATGGCGAGATGTCCCGCTTTGAGGTCAAGTACGTCATTGGCGTGCACCCCCTGCAACAGTATCTGGCAGAACTCGAACGCGGCAAGATTCAGGTCCTGCCGGTAACCTGGGATACGGAACTCAAACGGTGGTACTACGCCAGCCCGGATGAACCTTTCGGCCCGGAAGACCCGCTGCACTGGACCGGCTCCGCTCAGAACTGGAACCACATGTGCGCGGAATGTCACACCACGAACTGGGCAAAGAATTATGATATCGCCACCGACACCCATCATTACTCCTTCTCCGAGATGCGTGTCAGCTGCGAAGCCTGTCATGGTCCTGGATCGATTCACGTGAAACTTGCCAACTCGCATTCGCTGTTCTGGGATCGTCGCTATGGCTATGGCCTGGCGAAACTCAAAGGTGAAGACGCGACCGCACAGCTGGAGAGCTGTGCTCCCTGCCATTCTCATCGGCGGCATGTCTCACCCGGTCATACTCCCCTCGACCGCTTCCATGATCATTACGCTCTCTCACTGCTGGAAGATCACCTCTATCATCCCGATGGTCAGATTGATGAGGAAGTCTACGTCTTTGGATCCTTCACTCAGAGCAAGATGTATCGCAAGGGAGTTCGTTGCACAGACTGCCATAATCCGCATTCACTGAAATTGAAATTCGAGGGAAACAAACTCTGCACCCAGTGCCACCTCGAGGCCAAGTATGACGTGCCCGGTCATCACCACCACAAGGTTGGCAGTAAGGGAGCTGCCTGCGTGGAGTGCCACATGCCGACCAAGACCTACATGGGAGTCGACCCTCGCCGGGATCACAGTCTGAGAATTCCCCGCCCCGATCTTTCAGTCAAACTGGGAACCCCCAACGCCTGCAACCAATGTCATACGAAAGCGGACGAGACGCCGAAGTGGGCTGCGAAGAAGGTCGATGAATGGTACGGTCCCAAGCGGCGCGACGACCCGCACTATGGTGAGATCCTGGCAGCAGGTCAGGCTGGCAATCCGGATGCAGAACGCGCGCTGATCAAGTTGACCCGCGAAAAAGAAGTCGGTCCCATCGTTCGGGCAACTGCTGTCTCCCTGCTGGCCTCCCGATACGATACCCCCGAAAGTCGCAAGGTTGTCGAGCGGTCTCTGAAGTCAAATGAAGAGCTGGTCCGGATGGCGGCGCTGCGTGGATTCGAAGGCTGGAACCCACGTTCTGAAGCTGAAGCCAGCCGGGTGGGTAAGCTGCTCGCGGAAGGACTGACGGACGACTCGCGCGGAGTCCGGACGGAAGTCGCCCGGATTCTGTCTTCGCTGCCCATCATGCCCAACACGGATTCGAACCGGAAGGCACTCGAGCGGGCACTCAAAGATTATAAGAAAAACCTGCTGACCGATGGTGACCAGTCGGGCTCTCACATGAGCCTGGGGATCCTGTATGCCAATGAGGGTGACCTGAAGAAAGCGGAAGCCGAGTTCCGTCTGGCCATCAAACTGGCACCTGCTGTAGCGGGAGCCCGATCCAATCTGGCCCAGTTACTGGAACAACAGGGGCGCACTCAGGAGGCGCAGGAACTCAGATCTGAAGAGGTCAAATTGCTGGCTCGCGATGCCCGTCTGCTTCCGGACAATGCCCTGCTCCAGTACCGGGTGGGCCTGCTCTACTACCTGCTGGGTCGGGAGGACGAGGCGGCTTCAGCCCTGGAGAAAGCCTGTGAACTGGAACCGCAGTCCGCCGACTTCCGGTTGATGCTGACTCTGCTTTACGAGAAACAGCAGAAGTGGGAGCAGGCACTGGACTCGGTCAAACAGTTGATTCAGCTGCAACCAGAGAACCCCACCTTCCGCCAGATCCAGATGAACCTCCAGCAAAAAGCAAACCCGCAAGGCAAGTGA